One Kushneria konosiri genomic window, CGTCATAGAGCGGGGTCAGGCTGAATCCGGTCAGCAGTGCGCCATCATGACTGAAATAGCGCATCGCCTGCATGTTGCCGCTGGCCTGCTCGATGCTGGGCCCAAGGCCCAGCTGATGGAGGATTCTGGCACCGTTGGACCAGATCGACAGGGCCGCGCCGGCCGGACGCAGTTCCCGCACCCGGTCATGCACGCTGACACGGTGGCCCTGTTGCTGCAGGGCGAGCGCTGCGGTCAGACCGCCCATGCCGGCCCCGATAATGACGATGTTCATGGCATTACCCGCTGTTATTGTTGGAAGGTCATCGGGGCAACCTGCTCCCGTGACTTTTTAGACTAACGTGGGTCGAGCGCTTTGGAAACGATCCTGGCAGGCCGCACGACAGGCGGGCCATTGGCATCAAAAAATGCATGATTCTGGTGCATGTATGCCCCCTGTTGGCGCATCAACGGGATATGCAAGGCGTGCTGTCATGAGGACGGTATTGGCAGCCGGCCCTGTGGATTGACCAATTGGTCAGCTTTTGGGACGTTTGGCCGAACTCTTGCATGGGGTCTGGCTCATTGCCTTCAGGAGTGCTCCGGCCATGCCTCGATCCACAATGCAGACGTCCTCATCGGAGGAGCTGATCCACGCCCTCGAAGACCGGCCCGCGCCGGGGCCGGCACTTTTGGCCGCCGTTCAGCACGTACTGGCCTGTTTTATTGCCATTGTGACCCCGACGCTGGTCATTGCCGGGATTCTTGGACTTGATCGGCAGCTGCCCTATCTGCTCAGCATGGGGCTGATGGTCTCGGGGGTGGGCACGTTCCTGCAGGCTCGACGACCGTGGGGAATCGGAGCCGGCATGATCTGTCTACAGGGCACGAGCTTTTCCTTTCTGGGCGCAATCACGGCGGCAGGGCTATTGGTGAAGTCGCGTGGTGGCAGCCCGGATGACATGCTCGCCATGATCTTTGGTCTGTGCTTTTTCGGCGCGTTCGTAGAGATCGTGCTAAGCCGGTTTCTTCATCAGTTGCGTCGAATCTTTACGCCACTGGTGACCGGTGTCGTGATTACCATCATCGGCATGAGCCTGATTCCGGTCGGGATGACGAGCCTTGGCGGGGGTGAGGGCGCCGACAATTTCGGCGACCCGGGCTATCTGGGGGTGGGTGCGTTGACCCTTTTGATCATCGTGATTCTGGGGCAGGCGCGCAATCCCTGGTTGAGGCTTTCAGCCATCGCCATCGCGCTGATCATCGGCACGGCCGTGGCCTGGCTGACCGGTCTGACCCGCTTTACGACACTTGAAGCGCAGCCCCTGATCAGTCTGCCCATTCCGTTTCGTTACGGCTTCGATTTTGAGTGGTCGGTGTTTTTGCCGATTGCCATGATCTATCTGATCACCGCAATCGAGTCGGTAGGGGATCTGACGGCGAACTGTCTGATCTCGCGCCAGCCCATTGAAGGACCGCGCTATATTGAGCGCATCAGTGGCGGTGTGCTGGGCGATGGCGTCAATTCGATGCTGGCGGCAGTATTCAATACCTTTCCCAACACGACCTTTTCCCAGAACAATGGCGTGATCCAGCTCAGCGGCGTGGCCAGTCGTCATGTGGGGCAGTATGTGGGGGCGATTCTGGTGGTTCTGGGACTTTTTCCCGTACTGGGCGCGGTGCTGTCGCAGATTCCCCCACCGGTGCTGGGGGGCGCCTTGCTGGTCATGTTCGGCAGTGTGGCGGCTGCCGGCATCCGCATTCTGGCACGGGTAACGCTGGATCGACGCAGTCTGACCATCATGGCGGTGTCCTTCGGCGTAGGACTGGGCGTGGCAAGCCAGCCGGCAATATTCGAGCAGCTTCCGGCAATGGTGAAGGTGCTGTTGAGCTCATCAATCAGTGCCGGTGGGTTGGTCGCCATGGTTTTGAATCTGCTGCTGCCGGATCACACCGTTCGTGAGCAGGCCGCTTCAAAGGCAGAAGCAGGGCGCTCGACGACCTGAAGCCGCCGGCGATCGATTCCGTCGGCAGGGAACGCATCCAGTTGCGGCAGATCCGGTGGCGAGTGGTCTTGCAGGGGGGATACGCGCTTTCGGAAGCGACTGCGTTATTGCTCCCGATTGGCGCGCGCTAGAGCCTGCTGATAGGCGCTGGCCACCTGCTCGGGCGATAGCCCCAGTGATGCCAGACCGGGCCAGTCAATTCTGTCCCAATAAGCCTTTTGATAATCGGTGGCCGTCTGCAGAATCAGTCCCAGTGCGCCGGCGCGGTGCATCAGGGCGGCTTCGATATCCGGGTGGACAGGAATCTGCGCCAGAATCTCTTCCATCGGCTGATCCATGAAGCTGTCCAGACAGGAGAAAAGACCGACGGTAAAGCCCATCTCGCTGGCCTGGCCGGGCAGATGCTGCGTCAGCTGATGACAGAAATGACCCAGCATCATGGCCAGATTCTGCAGGGCATGGGGTTTGTCTTCAAAGCGCGACAGCACCAGAAGGCTTGCCAGACTTCGAATGCGTGAAAGCCCCAGTGCCATGACCGCCCCATGAAGCGAGGTCACCGGTCGACTTTGCTGGGCAAAGGCAGAGTTGGCCATGCGCAGCAGGCGAACACTGAGAAACGGGTCGCGCTGAACGGTTTCAGCCATATTGCGCATTGATATGTCGGGTGCGTTGAGCTCGGCCAGCAGTTTCAGGGTATTGAGTCGATTGATCGGCATGACCCGACCACGGACGGGTTCAGGGCGCGCCAGAAAATATCCCTGAAACAGATGGCATCCGGCCTCCATGGCAATGCGATAGTCTTCCTGTGTTTCGATCTTTTCGGCCAGCAGTCGAAGTCCTGGATAGCGAGCCTTCAGGGCCATGATGGTGCTGACGAGGGTGTCGCTGGTATAGGCGGGGTAGTCGAGCTTGACGATATCCACGAACGGCAGGAGAGGGTGGCTGGCATCGCTGAGAGCGTAGTCATCAAGCGCCATGACATGACCTTCCTCACGCAGTCGTGTCAGCGCGTCGATGACATCGGTCGTGTCGGTCACATCCTCGAGAATCTCGATGACCAGAACCCGCGAATCAAAGGGGATGTCCTGAATCAGACTGTCGGATGTGAAGTTCACATAAGCGGGCTGCTGGTTGCACACTTCATTGATGTCGGCCGCCGTAAAGGCATTGATCAACACCTGACTGGTGGCACGATTGCCATCAAAGTCGGCTGCGACGATGGGGCCGCCGCCGTAGGGACGAAACAGCAGTTCGTAACCGGCCAGGTTTAGCTGACGATCATAGATGGGCTGGCGGGCGAACAAAATACCGCTGGTGTCGTTTGAAGTGTCGCTCATGGTGTCTTGGGTATCGTTGAAATGACGCCTGCGCCGTAACCATGAAGAACGGTAATGTCGACGACATCCATTAGCGTTCTCCCATGGGTTTTCATGGTTATCGTCAGGCGTTGCTACGGCTTGAGGGTCCGGCCGTCGAAATCTTCAACAAGGCGTTGAAATATCACACGCCATGACACTATCCATCAGGTGATGGAGGCTGCTGGCACCGTATCGTCGGGAATGTCCTGCATCGATACAAACCCGGGGATTTCCTCGATACGTCCACACCAGTTCACGACATGCGGCCAGTCCAGCAGCAAAAGGCCGGCCTGATCGGCGATATGGGTATGGGCAAACAGGGCAATGTCGGCCAGCGTCAGCGTCTCTCCGGCCAGAAAGGGCTGGGTGCTCAGCGTTTGTTCCATGATGTCCAGTGCCTGACGAGCACTTTCCTGACGTGCTACCAACTCTTCAAGACGCTCGCTCGGGTCGCCCTGATACCAGTGAATCAGGCGGGCCACGGAGAGCGAGGGCTCATGACGGTGCTGTTCGAAAAACATCCACTGCAGCATGCGGGCCCGGTCGAAATCATCCTCGGGGACCAGTGCACTGTTGTGTCCCAGGTAATACAGGATGGCGTTGGATTCCACCAGCGTGCGACCGTCATGGCGCTCCAGCATCGGGATGCGGCGCGCCGGATTGCGAACGGCAAAGTCGTCGCTACGGGTCTCGCCGGTGAGAAAATCGACGTTGAACCAGCGGTGGCCGATCTCCAGCAGTGCCAGCGTCAGTCGAACCTTGTAGCAGTTGCCTGAACGGTAGTCGCCGTAGACGGTGATCATGGGCTCGTCTCCGTGATCCTTGGGTACATGAAAGGTTTCAGACATTGTGGCACAAGCGTTCGGCACCATCCTTAAGCCTTTGATCATGTCACGACACAGGGCCCTGCCATCGTCATGGCAGGGCCCTGGAAGGAGCGTATCAGTGCGGTCGTGATCAGGCGGTGGCGAGCATGCCGGTCTGCTTTTGTACCTGCTCGGTATCCATCAGATGAATGGTAACCGGCACCGACTTGGCCGCAATGGTGTGACTGCGTTCATCGCGATTGGCGATCGGAATCAGGCCGTTGGTTTCCGGGTAGTAGGCCGCCGCGCAGCCTTCGGGCACGTCGTAGGGCATGACACGAAAGCCGGAGGCGTGGCGCTCGATGCCATCTTCCGCCACGGCGCGAAACTCGATCAGGTTGCCTTCTTCAAGACCAAGCCGTTCGATGTCGGCCGGATTCATCATCACCACCATGCGCGTGCCATAGACATCGCGATAGCGGTCATCAAGCGAGTACACCGTGGTGTTGAACTGATCGTGCCCGCGGGTGGTGATCAACTGGAAATGATCGGCCTCGGGCCCGGTCATGCCGGTATCCAGGGTGTCTCCCGGGAACAGGAAGTTGGCACGGCCGGTATCGGTCTCCCACACACGCTCACGGGCGGCGTTGTAGAGATGAAAGCCGCCGGGCTCGCCCACGCGTGCGTTGTAGTCCTTGAACATATCCGGGAAGACCGCCTCAATGCGATCGCGGATGCGGGCATAATCTTCGCTGAGCCATTCCCAGTCGACCTTGTGGTGCGGCGGCAGCGTCGCGCGCGCGATGCCGGCAATGATGGCAATCTCGGATTTGAGATGAGGCGATGCCGGCTCGATCTGGCCGGTCGAGCCATTGACGTTGCTCATGCCATCTTCAAGCGTCACGGTCTGCAGGACGCCGGCCTGAATATCCTTCTCGGTGCGCGCCAGACACGGCAGGATGAAGGCCTTTTTGCCGTGAATCAGATGGCTGCGGTTGAGCTTGGTCGAGATCTGCACGGTCATCTTCAACGTGTTGAGCGTTTTCTCGGCCACGCGCTCGATGTCAGGAATGGCCCGGAAGAAGTTGCCGCCCAGTCCGATGAAGGCGTCTACCCCCCCGGCCAGAATCGACTCACAGCACTGGGCGACATCATCGCCATGCTTGCGTGGGGATTGAATCTCGAACACCTTGTCGAGCTGGCTCAAAAACGCTTCGCCGGGCTTTTGATAGATACCCATGGTGCGATCGCCCTGCACATTGGAATGTCCGCGAACCGGGCAGGCCCCTGTACCGCGACGACCGATGTTACCGCGCAGCAGCAGCAGGTTGACGATCTGCTGCACCCCATCGCCGCCATGGGTCTGCTGGGTGATGCCCATGCCCCAGCAGCAGATGACGCGCTCGGAGGTCATGTAGACCTCGGCGGCCT contains:
- a CDS encoding uracil-xanthine permease family protein, with translation MPRSTMQTSSSEELIHALEDRPAPGPALLAAVQHVLACFIAIVTPTLVIAGILGLDRQLPYLLSMGLMVSGVGTFLQARRPWGIGAGMICLQGTSFSFLGAITAAGLLVKSRGGSPDDMLAMIFGLCFFGAFVEIVLSRFLHQLRRIFTPLVTGVVITIIGMSLIPVGMTSLGGGEGADNFGDPGYLGVGALTLLIIVILGQARNPWLRLSAIAIALIIGTAVAWLTGLTRFTTLEAQPLISLPIPFRYGFDFEWSVFLPIAMIYLITAIESVGDLTANCLISRQPIEGPRYIERISGGVLGDGVNSMLAAVFNTFPNTTFSQNNGVIQLSGVASRHVGQYVGAILVVLGLFPVLGAVLSQIPPPVLGGALLVMFGSVAAAGIRILARVTLDRRSLTIMAVSFGVGLGVASQPAIFEQLPAMVKVLLSSSISAGGLVAMVLNLLLPDHTVREQAASKAEAGRSTT
- a CDS encoding EAL and HDOD domain-containing protein, whose translation is MSDTSNDTSGILFARQPIYDRQLNLAGYELLFRPYGGGPIVAADFDGNRATSQVLINAFTAADINEVCNQQPAYVNFTSDSLIQDIPFDSRVLVIEILEDVTDTTDVIDALTRLREEGHVMALDDYALSDASHPLLPFVDIVKLDYPAYTSDTLVSTIMALKARYPGLRLLAEKIETQEDYRIAMEAGCHLFQGYFLARPEPVRGRVMPINRLNTLKLLAELNAPDISMRNMAETVQRDPFLSVRLLRMANSAFAQQSRPVTSLHGAVMALGLSRIRSLASLLVLSRFEDKPHALQNLAMMLGHFCHQLTQHLPGQASEMGFTVGLFSCLDSFMDQPMEEILAQIPVHPDIEAALMHRAGALGLILQTATDYQKAYWDRIDWPGLASLGLSPEQVASAYQQALARANREQ
- a CDS encoding glutathione S-transferase family protein, producing the protein MITVYGDYRSGNCYKVRLTLALLEIGHRWFNVDFLTGETRSDDFAVRNPARRIPMLERHDGRTLVESNAILYYLGHNSALVPEDDFDRARMLQWMFFEQHRHEPSLSVARLIHWYQGDPSERLEELVARQESARQALDIMEQTLSTQPFLAGETLTLADIALFAHTHIADQAGLLLLDWPHVVNWCGRIEEIPGFVSMQDIPDDTVPAASIT
- a CDS encoding FdhF/YdeP family oxidoreductase: MVKKHTAHESNAQVYGTQDDGTSPGGGWLALKAVQEHMFRQQVPFMGNRLMLSMNKHTGFKCPSCAWPDPVKPAMAEFCENGAKAVAWETTRKRARPEFFERHTVTELSKWSDHELESEGRLTHPMRYNAGTDKYEALSWEDAFREIGEELKSYEDRWRVQLYTSGHAPNESAFMFQLFGRMYGINNFPDCSNMCHETTTVSLPESLGVGKATTTLDDFDHADAVFIFGQNTGTNSPRMMGNLHELVGRGGSVVTFNPLREKALVRFADPQSPKDMLSPSGTTISSQYHQVRIGGDIAAIQGMCKVLIEADDRAQANGEKRVLDHEFIEAHTHGLEAFAEHCRALDWDRIERHSGLRREAIEQAAEVYMTSERVICCWGMGITQQTHGGDGVQQIVNLLLLRGNIGRRGTGACPVRGHSNVQGDRTMGIYQKPGEAFLSQLDKVFEIQSPRKHGDDVAQCCESILAGGVDAFIGLGGNFFRAIPDIERVAEKTLNTLKMTVQISTKLNRSHLIHGKKAFILPCLARTEKDIQAGVLQTVTLEDGMSNVNGSTGQIEPASPHLKSEIAIIAGIARATLPPHHKVDWEWLSEDYARIRDRIEAVFPDMFKDYNARVGEPGGFHLYNAARERVWETDTGRANFLFPGDTLDTGMTGPEADHFQLITTRGHDQFNTTVYSLDDRYRDVYGTRMVVMMNPADIERLGLEEGNLIEFRAVAEDGIERHASGFRVMPYDVPEGCAAAYYPETNGLIPIANRDERSHTIAAKSVPVTIHLMDTEQVQKQTGMLATA